The genomic DNA GCATCGATTCTTCCCGCCTTCAATTCCTGAACAATCTCGTTGATTCGGTTGAGTGGCTTAACGTTAACGCCCAGATTTTTCTCTTTATTGAAATCGTTCGCAACACCTTCCTGGATAGTGCCAAGCTGCACACCCACCGTCTTGCCCTTCAGCGATTCAGGAGTGGTTAAATTGCTGCCCTGTCTGGCAACGATCGTATTTTTTGCCTCGTAGTAAACCCGCGAAAAATCAACGTTTTGCTTACGCTCTGCGGTGGGGGTCATGCCCGCCATTACAAAATCAGCCCGCTTCGCTTGCAGTGCCGGAATTAAGCCATTGAAATCAATGTTCTGAATTTGCAGGTCGTAGCCCAATCGGCTGGTAATTTCTTTTGCAATATCAACATCAAAACCAATAATTTCCTGATTTCCAGAGCTAGAGTCTACATATTCATAGGGAGGATAGTCCGCAGAAGTTGCCATTGTTACCGTTCTGCTGCCGCTTCCTGCATTTTGCTGCGAATCAGCGTTACAAGCAGTCATCACAGAAATTGTCAAAACTGCGGAAAACAAAACGGTCAATATGAACTTGAATCGCTTGAACATGGCTTGAAATAGGGTTGTAGTAGAACGCTGAAGAAACTGCGGCGGTATCCGATGCTTTGCTTGAAATGCTGCGCGATTTCTAAAGTATTTTCTGACCAAAGAAGTGAAATCTGGCTTAACCTTTGCAAAGACTTAAGCATCCTCCGAGCAGATCACATCTCCCAGCAGTCGTAAGCTAAAGATGTTCATTCTTCATGCGTTAATCTTCCAGCGACAATTAGAGAGATTACCTCATCCAAATGCAGGAACTTAAACCATCAAAAGGGTGATTTCTACTGTGTTTGTTAAGCTTTCCTAACTAAAATCCCAAAATGCCCTGCTCCAATCCCAAATCAATCGCAATTCGATGGGCACAGGCAAAGCCCGAAAATGCAACGGCATTTAAGCCCTGCCCCGGAAAGGAACTATCGCCCACACAGTAAAGTCCCGGAACCGCAGTGCGATTAAACGGCATTCCCAGTAGACCCATCGGTTTACGGGCTGGAATCGGTCCATAAGTCCCCTCTATCCGTCCCAGGAAGCGTCGATGGGTGCGGGGAGTTCCGGCTTCCTGATAGTCGATCGCCTTTGATAGTCCGGGAAAAATTGTTTCCAGACGATCGATCATCTGCGCTGTCACTGCCGCTTTTTGCGATCGATATTCCGAGGGCGAAAGGGCTTGCCAGTTCTGCATCCAGTCCGGCATAAAAGCGTGAATAATGTGATATCCCGGCGGAGCCAACTCCGGGTCAAGCAGAGTCGGGATCGAAACAAACAGCGTTCCCCGCATCGCTTCCATCTGGCTCCAGTCCTCCAGCAGTACATGATGGCATTCCACACCGGACGACAAAACCTCTGCTTTGACGCCTAGATGCAGGCTGAAGAAACTGGGAGATTTTTGATATCGCTGCTGCCATCGCACTTCCTGAGCGGGTAAATCTGATTTTGGCAAAAGCTTTTCAAACGTATCCCATCGCGTTGCGTTAGAGACAATCCGCTTCGCCCACAGCACCGCGCCAGATGCCAGCCGCACCCCCACTGCCCGACCCGCCTCACACAGAATTTCCGTCACCCGCGATCGATAGCGAATCTCGCCGCCCGCTTTCTCCAGTCCCTCCACCAGTTTTTGGGCAATCTGTCCCACCCCGCCTTTCGGATAGCGCACACCGCCATAGTGGCGATCGCTAAACACCATCCCTGCATTAATCATCGGCGTTCGGTCTGCCGGAACCACCGACCAGATGTAGCACTCCAGATCGATAAATTGCAGCACTCTCGGATCGCGAATGTAGCGACGGGCAATCCCTCCCACGTTCAACGGCAGATACCGGGCTAACCCCAAACAGCTCAGCGGATGCCGCAAAAACGATCGCATCAGGTAGCCTGGCTCCTCCAGCGACAGCAGTTCCATCCCGTTCAGATAGCCAAACACCCGCCAGCACTCATCATAAAAACGTCGAATTCCTTCCCGCTCATCTGGAAACCGATCGCCCAACTCCTGCAAAAACTGCCCATAGTCCCGATGTACCTTAATTTCCTGTCCCTGTGGCAGATGGTAATGCACCTGCACCGGATCGGGGATCGTCTCCAGCTTCATACCCACCGCATCCAGGGCACGGGTCAGCAGATTGGTAGTTCCCTCACTGCCAAAGCCAAAAATCATCGATGCCCCTACATCAAACCGATAGCCCGCCCGCTTAAAAAAACCCGCACTGCCCCCCGGAATCAGATACCGCTCCAGCACCAGCACCCGTGCCCCCTTCGCCGCTAGCTGAGTCGCCGTTACCAGCCCCCCGATCCCCGACCCCACAACGATCGCATCCCACTCCCCCTCAGGCAATCGCCCTGCCTCCCAGACAGACTCCGACGAACTGAAGTTAGAACTTTGACTAGGAACAGGCACCATTACACCCCTAAAACAGCTTCCCTCTATCTTCCTACATCTACTCGTCCCCAACCTTGCGATCGACCTCAGCCCCCCAGCCCTACACGTTCTACTTCAATTGTAGTATTTTATATTACAACACCCCTGCTCCCTGCTCCCTGCTCCCTGCTCCCTGCTCCCTGCCCCCACTCTCCAAAAAAAAGCGGGGCTAGCCATCCGACCAACCCCACCGCCGATCCTTGAGAGGAGAACAATGTAATTCATCCTAAGCTTATTGCAAATCTCTGTCAAGATTGTTGCAAGTCTTTCTCAATAAGTAGAGGTAGAATCTCACCGTCCCGGACGAGGGCAGGTTAGCCTCAACCCTGGTAACGTAGATGGGCTGTCCGTTTGCAGGATACTCCCTGCTCGTTCGTTCATTTGCTTCAAACCCATGCTTCAACTGACCCGATCGCAACTCAACACCGAAATTCGAGCCTGTCTGACCCTGGCGCTTCCCCTAGCAGGGGCACAGTTGGCACAGGCAGCTACGGGCTTTGCCGATACGGTGATGATGGGTCTGCTGGGCAGTGAAGTCTTGGCGGCGGGTGGCTTGGGTGCAACGACCTTTCAGGGTTGTCTCCTGGTGAGTTCCTCGATCGTCTCTGCGGTCAGCCCCATAGCGGCGTCTGCCTTTGGCGCAGGAAAAACCCAAGAGCTGGGGAAAATTGTGCGGCAGGGCATGGGCTTGGCAGTGCTGCTGTCTGTGCCGATCGTGGTGCTGCTGGCGTTCTCGCGTCCCCTCTTCCTCTGGTTGGGTCAGGAGGAATCCGTGGCGGTTCAGTCCGAGGCGTATCTGAAGGCAATCGTTTGGGGCTTTCCCGCAGGATTAGGGTTTGCGGTACTGCGTCATTTCGTATCTGCCCTGTCTGAGCCGCGTCCGGTGATTGTGATTATGGTCTGCGGCACGATCTTTAACATCTTTGGCAACTATGTGCTGATGTTTGGCAAGCTGGGACTACCTGCGCTGGGGTTGGCGGGAATTGGCTATGCCAGCAGTCTTTCTCTGTGGGGAATGTTTGTGGCGCTATTGCTTTACTGTCGGCAGCCCCGGTATCGCAAATACGGTCTGTTTCGGGATCTCTATCAGTTTGAGGGTCGGCTACTCCGGGAACTACTGCACATTGGCATTCCGCTGGGCATTCTCACTGCTGCGGAGGCGGGACTATTTACCGTCACCACTTTTCTAATGGGGCAACTCGGAACGGTGACTCTGGCAGCCCATCAAATCGCCCTGCAAACTGCCGCAATCACCTTCATGATTCCGCTTGGCATCTCCTTTGCCACCACAATTCTGGTGGGTCAGCGAATGGGGCAGCAAGATCTGCGGGGTGCGAGGCTAGCGGGCTTTACGGGCATGGGGTTAGGAGTCGTCTTCATGGCTGCTATGGCGCTGCTGTTCTGGACGGTTCCAGAGGCGATCGTCTCCCTCTATCTGAACGTGAACGATTCTGGAAATCGGGAGGTGGTGCTGCTGGCGGGTCAGCTTTTGGGCGTGGCGGCAATGTTTCAAATCGTGGACGGGCTTCAGGTAACGGCGGTTGGTGCCCTGCGCGGACTCAAAGACACCCGAATTCCTATGCTAATCGGCTTACTTGCCTATTGGGGCATGGGCTTGTCCTGCGGCTATTGGCTCGGTTTACGGTTAGGCTATGGCGGAGTGGGGCTATGGTGGGGGCTGGCAATCGGCTTGGCGTTTGCGGCAGGCATTCTTACCTGGCGATTTCGTGCCCTTACGGATCAGCCTTGGGCACCCCGATAGCGAATCTGTTTAACGGCATAGCGCTGGGCAAATTTGGGAATGTCGCCGCGATGTCCCAGCACAATCAGAGTATCGCCTGCATGAAGCTGCACATCGTGTGGAGGATGATGGGTAATCTGGCTGTGTCGTTTCAGGGCAACCACAATAAAGGCTCCCTGCCCTCGAACTTCCAGATCGGCGATCGTCTTCCCCGCCAGCGGTGAGTTGATAGAAATGGTGAGTTCATCCACCTGAACATCAATCTGGGTGAGCAGTTCGTTGAGCCGCGCTCGTTCCTCTGCCTGATCCAGGAATTCGATCATGTTGGGATGAGTGATCAGGTTGGCAATTCGCTGTCCGCTAATCGTGGCAGGCAGCACCACGTGGTCGGCTCCGGCGAGGCGCAGTTTCTTCTCCGTAGAAGGCAGCTCCCCCCGTGCCACAATCATCAGTCGGGGATTTAGCCCCCTTGCCGTCAGGGTGATAAATACGTTAATTGCATCATCAGGTAAAACGGTTGCCAGACATTTAGCGCGATCGATCCCCACATCCAGCAGCGTTTGTTCATCGGTGGCGTTTCCCTGATACACCCGATATCCCATCGTTTCTGCCAGATTAATCCGCTCATCATTCGTATCGATCACAATAAACTGCTGTTTCTCGTCGATCAAATTGCGGGAAAGCACCTGCCCAATGCGCCCAAACCCACAGACGATCGTGTGCTGCTCCAAATTTGCGAGATCCTGGGTTTTGCGCCGATGCTCTAAAACCTGACGAATTTCACCTTCCGTCACCATCTGGACAAATCCTCCAAGAATTAAAGACACAGAAATCGCGCCCGCAATAATCACCAAAATCGTAAAAATGCGCGTTGCCGAGGAAACCGGACAGAACTCCCCGTAGCCGATGCCAAAAATGGTGATAACGACCATGTAGATCGCATCCAAAATGCCGCAGCCGCGCCACCAGTACCCCAGAACCGCGCTCAGGATTGTGATTGCCAGGAAAATCAAACCTGCGAGAAGCCGCCGGAAAGGTTGCACCGTTTAGCCTCCCCTGTCGGACTGCCCGACTCCTATATTTCTGGCGCTCACCCTACAAACCTGGAACCTACAGAACCAAAACGCGCAAAACTGCCGATGTCTTCCCCGTAACCAGAGCAGATATGATAAGATGATTGACTGCATTTCTATTACGTTAGGGATCTAATCAGTTCATGTCACTGCTGCAAGAGCGTAAACAAGAAATTATTTCGGACTACCAAATCCACGAGACCGACACCGGATCGGCAGACGTTCAGGTTGCGATGCTGACCGAGCGCATCAACCGCCTCAGCACCCACCTGCGCGAGAACAAAAAAGATCATGCTTCCCGGCGCGGTCTGCTGAAAATGATCGGTCAGCGTAAGCGTCTGCTGGCATACATCTTAAAGCAAGATAAGGATCGTCATCGTGCTCTGCTCACTCGGCTGGGTATTCGGGGTTAGGTCGGGGTTAAGGTATGTCTTCTAAGCCGCAGCCTGACTCCTCAAACAGCAGCTCGAAGGACGGCAGTGAGTCGCGCCAGTCACTCCCCTTTGAGCCGAAGAAAAGCCGGAAGCAGGTCGAAAAATCGCCTGCCAAAACACCAATTGCCCCCGCAAAGGTAGAGAAAAAGGCAGATAAGTCTACTGCGGCAAAGCCAACCTCATCGCGAGTCGATCGCGGTACCACGGTTCAGCAAACCGCTATTCCCGATGTCGTGAGTCGGCGCATGATTAAGCGCATGGCATTGCTGTGCGGCATTCCCTCTGCCCTGGGGATGTCTACTTTTATCGTGAGCTACCTGCTGGTGGTTAATGACCTGTTCAAGGTTCCCACCTACGCCGTGCTGCTGGTCAGCCTGGGCTGGTTTGGTCTGGGCGTTCTGGGCTTAAGCTATGGCGTTCTGTCCGCATCCTGGGATGAGGAAACGGCAGGCAGCCTAGTAGGCTGGTCTGAGTTCACAACTAATTTTGGACGCATGACCTCCGCTTGGCGATCGTCTAAGGATGCCTCCAAGAACAAAACCTGAGAGTGAAGAATATGAGGGTCAGGGCGAATCGGATGGACTGACCCCTAATTCGTCAAGCTGCTCTTCAATTCGGCGGAGGACATCGCTGAGTCCGGGCAGCACATCAAAACGACTGCTGGCTAAACCGCCAACCTTTTGAGCGCGATCGCGAATTTCGTTCAGCTTAACTTGAAGCTGCTTGGCAATTCCGACTGCATCTCGCTCCAGTTTTCGCATCTGCTGCTGTTGATGGAACTTGAGTGCCGCACCCCGTAGAATCTGGAGGGTTGCCTCTTCAATGCCTTCATTTACCATAAACCGGAAGCGCAGCAGCACCCGCGATTTTTCGTAGAGATATTCCGCTTCGGTCTGCCTGGGATAGGTCTGAATGGGAGATGTCACCTTTGCTAGCTGTTTGAGGGCAGCTAAAATCTCGTGAAATAGGGCGATCGGTACATTTTCTAGAACCGATTGCAGAATGCCGTTCTGGCTCCAGAGAATTCTGCCGTACTGCCCGTGGTTCTCGAAGTAAAGTCTGCCAATGCCTCCAATCAGCACCCGTGCCAGCAGCTCTTGCAGCATGATATGGGGTGGCAGCGTTAACAGTGCTTCGGTTGGACTGGAAAGATGCTCTGCCTGAACATGCAGCACTGGCAATTGGCTAATCAGCGGCACAACGGGCTGGAACGATCGGGGAATACCTGACTCTTTTGGAGCTTTTTCTGGCTCCTGCTTTGCCTTCTCTGGAGCCTGTAATTTCTCTTTTGCCACCTTTACAGAAGAACCAACAGGAGCATTCACCGGAACATTTGACGATGGCTCGGTATCAACAGGAGGAAGAGTAGGCTGCTGAGGCTCGGCAGTAACTGGTGCTTGTGGGGGCTGAGGCAGGGGTTCCGTTGGTTCTCCTTTGCCAGGATTGGCTTCTACCAAGCCCTCCATCTCTTCCAGTTCATCTGGACTATCCACCACCAGCGTTAACCGCTCATTTTGATCTACAGAAGGAGCAACTCGATTTCGCCCTGCGTGACGGTGATGTCCAAAACTAACGCGATGGGTAACAGTGCTCCCCTCAGAGGCATCAAGCTGATTTTTAAGATGGTTCTGCTTCTTCTCAACCTCATTCAGGTACGCCGTCAGGGTAGACTGAAGCGCATCGGCAGAGATCTTGCGCGTCACCAGAGAATAGTTGAGATAAGAAATGATCCGGCGGACATAGTCGGCAGCAGTCGTGTCTTCTGGGCTGACCATCCCTAGATTTAGCCGATTTCCATCCAGGAAGAGGGGCAAAACCTGATAGTAAAGACAGGCTTCAAAGGGCAGAACGCCGTTGATAAGCACGAACATCTGGTCTAGATTGAGCCGATCGACCCAATCGCCGTAGAACTGGCTAAGAATGCGCTGCTGGGAGCGATCAGATCGAGGAGAAGGAGTGCGATCGTCTGGGGGAGCCGCCATAGTTTTTTCAGTAAAGTTTTGACGATCCGGGGTAGAGCGGGCTGAAGGGAATCCTAAGGGAGTAATCAACGACCTCTGCTAAACACCCCACCCTGATGTTGAGAATGTTAAAACTACGAATCTTTGGAGGTATCCCTTATTAAACCCATATTAATCGGATCAATTACGCTTCACAAAAAATACCTGTCTGGTATCGGCAGGCTCCTTCAACGCTTACTCACCGCTGCGGATTTCCTGGGCTGCCAGATAAATCTTGCTCCACTCCCCCGTCACTTGATTGAGCCTCAGCTTCAGTTCCTTACTGATAGCTTCAAAGGACTGTCCTGCCTTCAGCCGTTCAATCACCTGCCGCTGGACGGGCGGTAAGGACTCTAAAAATTGCTCCCACTGCTGAATCGTTAGCCCCAGATTGTGTTCCAGCAGCGAAGTGCCTAACCACGCTCCCACCAGTTCGGGCTGCTGCTTAAAGGCAAAGACACGAATGGCATGATAGCTAATCTTCTCCCGCAGTCGATAAACCTGCTGAATGGGCACCTTAAGCCGCTGGGCAATCACTTCCTGAGACTGTCCCTGGACATGCAGCCTGAGCCAATCCGCCGCAAGGGGATCAACTTTCTCCTTCAGGTAATCGGCAAACTCTTGCATCACTTTACTGCGGAGTGCTTCCTGCTCCTCCCACGCCTGCTGATCCTGGTACTGGGTGAGCGCTTGACCATCCAAAAGGCTCACCGGATTTTCTGCATCATCGGGAGTAATTTCTTCAGATACCAGCCGGATCAGATCGCCCGTGGGCACCTGGGTCATGCCGCCCCGCTGGGAACGCCGCAGGTAGTTGAC from Leptolyngbya ohadii IS1 includes the following:
- a CDS encoding potassium channel family protein, with protein sequence MQPFRRLLAGLIFLAITILSAVLGYWWRGCGILDAIYMVVITIFGIGYGEFCPVSSATRIFTILVIIAGAISVSLILGGFVQMVTEGEIRQVLEHRRKTQDLANLEQHTIVCGFGRIGQVLSRNLIDEKQQFIVIDTNDERINLAETMGYRVYQGNATDEQTLLDVGIDRAKCLATVLPDDAINVFITLTARGLNPRLMIVARGELPSTEKKLRLAGADHVVLPATISGQRIANLITHPNMIEFLDQAEERARLNELLTQIDVQVDELTISINSPLAGKTIADLEVRGQGAFIVVALKRHSQITHHPPHDVQLHAGDTLIVLGHRGDIPKFAQRYAVKQIRYRGAQG
- the crtH gene encoding carotenoid isomerase, which translates into the protein MVPVPSQSSNFSSSESVWEAGRLPEGEWDAIVVGSGIGGLVTATQLAAKGARVLVLERYLIPGGSAGFFKRAGYRFDVGASMIFGFGSEGTTNLLTRALDAVGMKLETIPDPVQVHYHLPQGQEIKVHRDYGQFLQELGDRFPDEREGIRRFYDECWRVFGYLNGMELLSLEEPGYLMRSFLRHPLSCLGLARYLPLNVGGIARRYIRDPRVLQFIDLECYIWSVVPADRTPMINAGMVFSDRHYGGVRYPKGGVGQIAQKLVEGLEKAGGEIRYRSRVTEILCEAGRAVGVRLASGAVLWAKRIVSNATRWDTFEKLLPKSDLPAQEVRWQQRYQKSPSFFSLHLGVKAEVLSSGVECHHVLLEDWSQMEAMRGTLFVSIPTLLDPELAPPGYHIIHAFMPDWMQNWQALSPSEYRSQKAAVTAQMIDRLETIFPGLSKAIDYQEAGTPRTHRRFLGRIEGTYGPIPARKPMGLLGMPFNRTAVPGLYCVGDSSFPGQGLNAVAFSGFACAHRIAIDLGLEQGILGF
- a CDS encoding MATE family efflux transporter, with product MLQLTRSQLNTEIRACLTLALPLAGAQLAQAATGFADTVMMGLLGSEVLAAGGLGATTFQGCLLVSSSIVSAVSPIAASAFGAGKTQELGKIVRQGMGLAVLLSVPIVVLLAFSRPLFLWLGQEESVAVQSEAYLKAIVWGFPAGLGFAVLRHFVSALSEPRPVIVIMVCGTIFNIFGNYVLMFGKLGLPALGLAGIGYASSLSLWGMFVALLLYCRQPRYRKYGLFRDLYQFEGRLLRELLHIGIPLGILTAAEAGLFTVTTFLMGQLGTVTLAAHQIALQTAAITFMIPLGISFATTILVGQRMGQQDLRGARLAGFTGMGLGVVFMAAMALLFWTVPEAIVSLYLNVNDSGNREVVLLAGQLLGVAAMFQIVDGLQVTAVGALRGLKDTRIPMLIGLLAYWGMGLSCGYWLGLRLGYGGVGLWWGLAIGLAFAAGILTWRFRALTDQPWAPR
- a CDS encoding transporter substrate-binding domain-containing protein — protein: MTACNADSQQNAGSGSRTVTMATSADYPPYEYVDSSSGNQEIIGFDVDIAKEITSRLGYDLQIQNIDFNGLIPALQAKRADFVMAGMTPTAERKQNVDFSRVYYEAKNTIVARQGSNLTTPESLKGKTVGVQLGTIQEGVANDFNKEKNLGVNVKPLNRINEIVQELKAGRIDAAIVEDTVAQGYTQSNPDLEFNTIPNEGEAGSAIAFPKGSELAPEFDRVLGEMIESGKVNELVNKWFTTSVQADK
- a CDS encoding PAM68 family protein, with the protein product MSSKPQPDSSNSSSKDGSESRQSLPFEPKKSRKQVEKSPAKTPIAPAKVEKKADKSTAAKPTSSRVDRGTTVQQTAIPDVVSRRMIKRMALLCGIPSALGMSTFIVSYLLVVNDLFKVPTYAVLLVSLGWFGLGVLGLSYGVLSASWDEETAGSLVGWSEFTTNFGRMTSAWRSSKDASKNKT
- the rpsO gene encoding 30S ribosomal protein S15; the protein is MSLLQERKQEIISDYQIHETDTGSADVQVAMLTERINRLSTHLRENKKDHASRRGLLKMIGQRKRLLAYILKQDKDRHRALLTRLGIRG
- a CDS encoding HetZ-related protein 2 — encoded protein: MALAEELRQSWRSQLEAGSPNLSPTDRESIVGWLLGQDLERFDSLSPADLNVAQQAMDYRYRILQQRYLGVQPDRAYQQLIQRLSSLFLIRSKIKTWVALSRDRRRTVVDVLQEVIQELLQSDNYMRQQIAWIGECTPNPRLRNALMLASIEEYCLRPIRNQPLLVYRFVNYLRRSQRGGMTQVPTGDLIRLVSEEITPDDAENPVSLLDGQALTQYQDQQAWEEQEALRSKVMQEFADYLKEKVDPLAADWLRLHVQGQSQEVIAQRLKVPIQQVYRLREKISYHAIRVFAFKQQPELVGAWLGTSLLEHNLGLTIQQWEQFLESLPPVQRQVIERLKAGQSFEAISKELKLRLNQVTGEWSKIYLAAQEIRSGE